GCTGCCGAGACGCGCCATGATCATGGCGAGCCCGGCGTTGAACGTGAACTGGAGGGTGAGCGCGGGGATCGCCAGCAGCCAGGAGAAGGCCGGCGGCACCCCGAAGCAGACGCAGATCACGATCAGGGCGCACATCGAGAACAGCAGCTGCTGGAGCTGCTGGAGGCAGAACGAGATCGGCAGCGACGCCCGGGGGAAGTGCAGGGCGCGCACCAGCCCCAGGCTGCCGGAGATGGCGCGGGTGCCCGCCATCACCGACTGCTGGGTGAACGTGTACACGAACACGCCCGTGACCAGGAACGGGATGTAGTCCGGCACGCCCCGCTTGGAGTTGAGCAGCAGGCCGAAGATGAGGTAGTAGACCGCGGCGTTCAGCAGCGGGGTCATGATCTGCCAGACCTGGCCGAGCTTGGCCTGGCTGTACTGCGAGGTCAGCTTGGCGGTGGCGAACGCGGTGATGAAGTGCCGCCGCTGCCAGAGCCGGCGCACGTATTCGGGCAGGCTCGGCCGTGAGCCGCTGACCGTGAGGCCGTACCGGGCGGCGAGCTCGGTGGGCGAGAGGGCGGCCTGGGTGGCGCTCGCCGCGCCGGAGCCCCCGGGGGAGGGCTCCGCCGGTGAGGACGGCGTGTGGAGTACCTGGCTCACATCCGTTTGCTTTCGCTCGGGGAGGGGTGAACGATGTTGCGGATCCGCTCACAGTGTCTTGATATATGCGTTGGGACGGTTCCGTATCGTCGCAGCGTCGAGAGTAGAGCGTGTTGCCGTCGGAACGCAACCGTTTCGTTGTAACGTCGAATCTATGCTGTCCCTCATGACGACGTCGCCGACCAACTCCACGGATCCCGCCGACCGGGCGGAACCTGTGGAGCCCGCGCGATCTCCGGCGGGCGCGGCCGGCTCGGCGGGCGCGGCCGGCTCGGCGGGCGCCGCGGCCCCCGAGGGGGCCCCAGGGCCCGGCTCCGCACCGGCGGACGACGCACCGGCGAGCGGGGCACCGACGCCGGCGAGCGGGGCACCTGCGGGCGCCGCACCCCGCCCGAGGCGGCGGGCACCGGCGGGCGCGGCCGTGCTGCGGGCGGACAAGACGGAGGCGATCCGGGTCGCCGTCTTCGAGGAGCTGGCGGCCGTCGGCTACGCCCGGATGTCGATCGAGGGCATCGCACGCCGCGCGGGGGTCGGCAAGACCGCGGTCTACCGCCGCTGGCGCTCCAAGCTGCACCTGGTGCTCGACCTGGTCTCGGCGCTCGCGGTGCAGGGGCTGCCGACGCCGGACACCGGCTCGCTGGAGGGCGACCTCAGGCTGCTGTACGAGCTGACGGCGCGCGCGCTGCGGCACCCCGTCGCGTCCCAGGTCATCCCCGACCTCCAGGCGGAGGCCGCGCGCAACGACGACATGGCGGAGGCCCTTCAGAAGGCCCTGCGGGAGGGGCAGGAGGGCGTGGCCAGCGGCATCGTCCGCGCGGCCGTGAACCGCGGCGAGCTCTCCGCCGACCTGGACGAGAACCTGGCCCTCGACCTCATCTCGGGGCCGCTGTACTGGCGCGCGGTGGTCGTCAGGGCGAAGCAGCCCAAGGGGTACCTCGCGCGGCTGGCGGCGGCCACGGCGGCGGGGCTGCGGACGCTCTGACCGCTGACGCGGTGGGGCGCGGTAGTACGCGGTAGTCGGACGGGGGTCCGTAGACGCGCCCGGCCGTCCGGCAGCCCCGGCCGCCCGGCTGAGCGGTTCCCCGGACACCCGCGACAGGCGGACGTGACCTGGACCATCCCCACCCGCCCCTCGTCGCCCCGCGCCGCTGCTGCATGCTGATGCGATGACCGTGGACTTCGGAAGGACATCGCACGACTACGCCCGGTACCGGACCGCGTTCCCGCCGGAGCTGTTCGCCCGGCTGGCCGGGATGGGCGTGGGCCTGCCCGGGCAGCGGGTCGCGGACCTCGGCACCGGAACCGGCGTGCTGGCCCGTGACCTGGCCGCCGCGGGATGCGCGGTGACCGGCGTCGACATCTCCCGGGCGCTGCTGGACCAGGCCCGCCGCCAGGACGCCGCGGCCGGCCTGGAGGTGGACTACCGCCTGGCCCCGGCGGAGGACACCGGCCTGCCGGGCGGGGCCTTCGACGTCGTCTCGGCGGGGCAGTGCTGGCACTGGTTCGACCGAGGCCGGGCCGCCGCGGAGGCCCACCGGCTGCTGGCGGCGGGCGGCGCGGTGGTGATCTGCCACCGCGACTACCTGGTACTGCCGGGCAACGTCGCCGAGGCCAGCGAGGACCTGGTGCTCGCGCACAATCCCGCATGGCGGATGGCCGGGGGGACCGGGATCCACGCGGCGTGGACGGTCGATGTCGCCGCCGCGGGCTTCCGGGACCTGGAGACGTTCAGCTTCGACATCGAGGTGCCGTTCACGCACGAGGAGTGGCGAGGGCGGATGCGGAGCTGCAACGGCGTCGGGGCGACCCTCTCCGACGCCGGGGTCGCGGCGTACGACGCGGAGCTGGCGCGTGTCCTGGCGGAACGCTTCCCGGAGGACCCGTTCACGGTCCCGCACCGCATCTGGGCGCTGGTGGCCCGCCGCGGGGGCGGTCCCGGGCGGCCGTAGGCCCCGACGGCCGCCCTGGGCCGTGGGTCTCCTGGCGGTTTCCCGGCGGGTTCACCCGCGGGACTCCGCCGTGCCACCAGGACCCCGCAGGTAGACCCGCCGGGCTCTGGGCCCTGCCAGCCCCTACAGGGCGGGCGGTCCCTGCTCGATGCGGCGGAGGACGGGTTCGAGGCGGTCCAGGTCGTCGCCCTCCTGGAGCTGGCGCTCGTCCCACCAGGTCGCGCCCGCGTCGACCAGCGGGCCGAGCGCGTCGCGGGCGCGGGCGGGATCGGTGGGGCTGACGCCGCCGAGGACCAGTTCGAAGGGGGCGCCGGGGTCCGCGCGGTGCTGCCGGATGTACGCGGCCAGCTCGCGGACCTCGTCGAGGGGCGGCAGGTGGCCGTGGCGGGCGGAGGCGAACAGCGGGACGGCGCCGTCGAAGCGGGCGGCGCGCCGCATCGGCGGACGGCTCGGCCAGAAACCGGCCACCCAGATGGGCGGGCGGGGCCGCTGCACGGTGCCGGGGCGCAGGATCACGTCCTTGGCCACGTAGTGCCGGCCCTCGTGCGTCACCGGCTCGCCCGTCCAGTACTTCTGCAACAGATCCAGGCCCTCGTCCAGGCGCTCGGCCAGCACCTTCGGGTCGGTGGCGTCGCCGAAGCTCTCGTACTCGTCCTCGATCGGCCCGCCGAGCCCCGTACCGAGGGTGACCCGGCCGCCGGTGAGGTGGTCGAGGGTGGCGACCTGCCGGGCGAGCTGGTGCGGCCGGCGCCGCGCCACCGGGGTGACGAGGGTGCCGAGCCGGATCCGCGAGGTGGCCAGCGCCGCCGCGGTCAGCAGCATCCAGGGGTCGCCGAAGGGCCGCGCGTGGCGCCGGTGCAGCACGTGGTCCCACACGAACAGCCCGTCCCACCCGGCCTCTTCCGCCGCGGCGGCGACGCGGGCCACGGTCCTGGGGTCGGAGAAGTCACCGAAGTTCGGAATATTGATCGAGAAGCGCACGGTCGCATGCTGCCGTGGCGGGGGCGTGGGGGCAATGGGGCGTGGCCGGGGGCCCGTTCCTGAGATCCTGCACGGCGCGGGCCGGGGAAGCGGCCGGCGCCACGGCTGAGGCCGTCGGCGTGCACCGTACCGAGCCGCCTCTCACCCTCCCGCTGGAAACGCGCCCGGAAGACTCCGCTCGGGAAGACCAGGTGACCGCCGTGCGTGTCGCCGCACGGGACCGGGGCGAGGCGGGTTCCGAGGCGGTTCTCAGACAGGCCGTGACTCTGCGGGCACCGCGCGCAGGCCGTTCAGGATGATGTCCAGCAGGTGCCGTGCGCGGGGCTCCCAGTCCCACGCGTCCAGCCGGGACAGGCAACTCAGCAGGAGGATGACATCGCGCGCGTCGACGTCCGCGCGAACGGTCCCGTCGGCCTTCCCGGCGTCCAGGAGCGTGGTCACCGCGTCGCCGATCGGACCGAGGCTGCGCGCCGTGAGGTCCTGCCACACCCCCACCTCGACCGCCGCGAACACCCCCTGCTTCACCTGCGCGTAGCCGGCCACCCGGTCGAACCACCGGCGCAGCGCCTCCAGCGGCGCGTGCTCGGCCAGCAGCCGCGGCGCCGCCGCGACGAGTTCTTCGACGTCCTGGCGGTAGACCTCGGCGAGCAGGTCCTCGCGGGTCGGGAAGTGGCGGTAGAGGGTGCCCTGTCCGACGCCCGCCTGCTTGGCGATCGCGTTCAGCTTGAACTCCTCGGAGCCGGCCACGGCGGCGCGCGCGGCCTCGATGATCCGCGCCCGGTTCTCCTCGGCATCGGCACGGCGGCGGGGTGCGTTCATCTCTCCTCTGACGGTGCGAAGTGGATAAGTGGACACGTGTCCGGTAGTCTGGAAGCTAATCGGACACGTGTCCAGATTACTGCGGCATCACCGAGAACGGAGCTGTTCATGTCGGAGATCACAGGAATCGCAGAGGTCACGGGGGTCAACGGCAAGGTCGTCGCCATCACCGGAGCGAGCAGCGGCATCGGCGAGGCCACGGCACGGCTGCTCGCCGAGCGCGGGGCGGCGGTCGTCCTGGGCGCCCGGCGTGCGGAGCGGCTGGAGAAGCTGGCAGGCGCCATCCGCGAGCGCGGCGGCCGTGCGGCCGTCCTCGCCGCCGACGTCACGCGGGCCGCGGACCTCGAACGCCTCGTCGAGCTTGCCGTCTCCGAGTTCGGCCGGCTCGACGTGCTCGTGGGCAACGCCGGCATCAGCAGGATCGGGCCGGTCGCCGACCTCGACGTTGACGGCTGGTCCTCGATGATCGACGTCAACCTCCGCGGCGTCCTGAACGGCATCGCCGCGGCGCTCCCGGTGTTCCGGCGGCAGGGGCGCGGGCACCTGGTGACGACGGTCTCCACGTCCGGCCTGAAGATCGTCCCCACGCAGGCGGTGTACGCGGCGACGAAGAACGCGGTCCGCACCCTCCTGGAAGCATTGCGGCAGGAGTCGACCGACGGGGTGCTGCGGACCACGGCGGTGTCGCCCGGCTTCGTCCGCACGGAACTCGTCGACTCCATCGACCACCCGGAGGTCCGGGAGGAGGCCCGCCGCAGGATGGACGAATTCGGCATCGACCCGGAGGCGGTGGCCCGCACCATCGCGTTCGCGATCGAGCAGCCGGACGACGTCGAGATCGGGGAGATCGTCATCCGGCCTACGGTGCAGGGCTGAGGTCCGGTGCGTCGAGGGTTTTGCCCTTGAGGGCGGTTATCAGTGCCCCTAGGGCCACGGGGGCGGTGGTGAGGATCGTGCCGGGCATCTCGCTCTCGCGGAGATGTATGTGGGCAGGGCTGTTTGTTGGTGCACTGAGTTCCACGCAGTCGCCGTCTGAGTTGCCGTCGGAGAACGATGACTTCTGCCAGGTGGCCGCGAGTTCGAGGCAGTTGCCCCCTGGGTTGCCGTCGGAATACGTCGACTTCTGCCACTGCGGAGTGGTTTCCATGGGCTGCCGCCTCTCATGGTTCGTGGGAGATCCGCATGATCAGGTCCCTTGATGCCCGCGGATCCAAAGCCGTGGATTCGATCCTCGTGTAGCGCTGTCGAT
The nucleotide sequence above comes from Streptomyces sp. TS71-3. Encoded proteins:
- a CDS encoding ABC transporter permease, giving the protein MSQVLHTPSSPAEPSPGGSGAASATQAALSPTELAARYGLTVSGSRPSLPEYVRRLWQRRHFITAFATAKLTSQYSQAKLGQVWQIMTPLLNAAVYYLIFGLLLNSKRGVPDYIPFLVTGVFVYTFTQQSVMAGTRAISGSLGLVRALHFPRASLPISFCLQQLQQLLFSMCALIVICVCFGVPPAFSWLLAIPALTLQFTFNAGLAMIMARLGSNTPDLSQLMPFVLRTWMYMSGVMWSINKLLDGRSVPGFVKLLLQANPAAVYIDLMRFSLIDSFHADQLPPHVWALAVGWALVAGVGGFIFFWQAEETYGRG
- a CDS encoding TetR/AcrR family transcriptional regulator, producing the protein MEPARSPAGAAGSAGAAGSAGAAAPEGAPGPGSAPADDAPASGAPTPASGAPAGAAPRPRRRAPAGAAVLRADKTEAIRVAVFEELAAVGYARMSIEGIARRAGVGKTAVYRRWRSKLHLVLDLVSALAVQGLPTPDTGSLEGDLRLLYELTARALRHPVASQVIPDLQAEAARNDDMAEALQKALREGQEGVASGIVRAAVNRGELSADLDENLALDLISGPLYWRAVVVRAKQPKGYLARLAAATAAGLRTL
- a CDS encoding class I SAM-dependent methyltransferase, translating into MTVDFGRTSHDYARYRTAFPPELFARLAGMGVGLPGQRVADLGTGTGVLARDLAAAGCAVTGVDISRALLDQARRQDAAAGLEVDYRLAPAEDTGLPGGAFDVVSAGQCWHWFDRGRAAAEAHRLLAAGGAVVICHRDYLVLPGNVAEASEDLVLAHNPAWRMAGGTGIHAAWTVDVAAAGFRDLETFSFDIEVPFTHEEWRGRMRSCNGVGATLSDAGVAAYDAELARVLAERFPEDPFTVPHRIWALVARRGGGPGRP
- a CDS encoding LLM class flavin-dependent oxidoreductase produces the protein MRFSINIPNFGDFSDPRTVARVAAAAEEAGWDGLFVWDHVLHRRHARPFGDPWMLLTAAALATSRIRLGTLVTPVARRRPHQLARQVATLDHLTGGRVTLGTGLGGPIEDEYESFGDATDPKVLAERLDEGLDLLQKYWTGEPVTHEGRHYVAKDVILRPGTVQRPRPPIWVAGFWPSRPPMRRAARFDGAVPLFASARHGHLPPLDEVRELAAYIRQHRADPGAPFELVLGGVSPTDPARARDALGPLVDAGATWWDERQLQEGDDLDRLEPVLRRIEQGPPAL
- a CDS encoding TetR/AcrR family transcriptional regulator, yielding MNAPRRRADAEENRARIIEAARAAVAGSEEFKLNAIAKQAGVGQGTLYRHFPTREDLLAEVYRQDVEELVAAAPRLLAEHAPLEALRRWFDRVAGYAQVKQGVFAAVEVGVWQDLTARSLGPIGDAVTTLLDAGKADGTVRADVDARDVILLLSCLSRLDAWDWEPRARHLLDIILNGLRAVPAESRPV
- a CDS encoding SDR family oxidoreductase, translated to MSEITGIAEVTGVNGKVVAITGASSGIGEATARLLAERGAAVVLGARRAERLEKLAGAIRERGGRAAVLAADVTRAADLERLVELAVSEFGRLDVLVGNAGISRIGPVADLDVDGWSSMIDVNLRGVLNGIAAALPVFRRQGRGHLVTTVSTSGLKIVPTQAVYAATKNAVRTLLEALRQESTDGVLRTTAVSPGFVRTELVDSIDHPEVREEARRRMDEFGIDPEAVARTIAFAIEQPDDVEIGEIVIRPTVQG
- a CDS encoding DUF397 domain-containing protein → METTPQWQKSTYSDGNPGGNCLELAATWQKSSFSDGNSDGDCVELSAPTNSPAHIHLRESEMPGTILTTAPVALGALITALKGKTLDAPDLSPAP